The proteins below come from a single Methanothrix thermoacetophila PT genomic window:
- a CDS encoding aspartate kinase — protein sequence MARLVMKFGGVSVADGRRLRNVGELVRGFSSGNEIVVVTSALQGVTDDLLECARSSAKYGRVSDVDDFIMRLAEKHEQAITDAISDEAIRDEIRSDIRKKIDTLEKAYVGICYLGELTPRSIDYISSFGEQLSAPILSGVFRDMGIESRYYTGGEVGIITNSDYGNAKPLEKSYSLIAKKLLPIKGIPVVTGFIAMDENGIITTLGRGGSDFSASIIGAAIDADEIWFWKETSGVLTADPKIDPSAKTIPTISYIEAMELSFFGAKVLHPRAIEPAIRKGIPVRVKCTFDPESPGTQIVQEEELKDGVIKAVSLSTNVALLNVSGAEMIGTPGVAARVFSALANAGVNIIMISQGSSEANISMVVEEKDLDKAEEALRRDLPREIVRGISHNKDVCVVAVVGSGMAGTPGVAGRLFSAMGRAGINVRMISQGSSEHNISFVVAAKDGKRAVQKIHREFRLNGDRA from the coding sequence ATGGCACGCTTAGTAATGAAGTTCGGTGGGGTTTCTGTAGCTGATGGCAGGCGGCTCAGAAACGTAGGGGAGCTTGTGAGGGGATTCAGCTCAGGCAATGAGATCGTGGTGGTGACCTCTGCCCTCCAGGGCGTCACCGATGATCTGCTGGAATGTGCTAGATCCTCTGCTAAGTATGGAAGGGTCTCTGATGTCGATGATTTCATCATGAGGCTTGCTGAGAAGCATGAGCAGGCGATCACAGATGCAATATCTGATGAAGCAATACGGGATGAGATCCGATCAGACATACGCAAGAAGATCGATACCCTCGAGAAGGCCTACGTTGGGATATGCTATCTTGGAGAGCTCACACCTAGATCCATAGATTACATCTCAAGCTTTGGCGAGCAGCTCTCGGCCCCGATACTTTCAGGGGTCTTCAGGGACATGGGAATTGAGTCAAGGTACTACACAGGTGGGGAAGTGGGGATAATCACAAACAGCGATTACGGGAATGCGAAGCCTCTCGAGAAGAGCTATTCCCTCATAGCGAAGAAGTTGCTGCCCATAAAGGGCATACCTGTTGTCACCGGCTTCATAGCAATGGACGAGAACGGCATAATAACAACCCTTGGGCGTGGCGGCTCTGACTTCTCAGCATCGATTATCGGAGCTGCGATAGACGCGGATGAGATCTGGTTCTGGAAGGAGACATCCGGGGTGCTGACGGCAGATCCCAAGATAGATCCGTCTGCGAAGACCATCCCCACGATATCATACATAGAGGCGATGGAGCTCTCCTTCTTCGGAGCGAAGGTACTTCACCCAAGGGCGATTGAGCCGGCGATACGGAAGGGCATACCTGTAAGGGTGAAGTGCACATTCGACCCTGAGAGCCCAGGAACGCAGATAGTCCAGGAGGAGGAGTTGAAGGACGGGGTCATAAAGGCGGTGAGCCTCTCCACAAATGTTGCGCTGCTCAATGTCTCTGGTGCGGAGATGATCGGCACCCCTGGAGTCGCGGCCAGGGTGTTTTCGGCTCTGGCAAATGCTGGAGTGAACATAATCATGATCAGCCAGGGATCATCAGAGGCGAACATATCGATGGTGGTGGAGGAGAAGGATCTCGACAAAGCAGAGGAGGCTCTGAGACGGGATCTTCCCAGGGAGATTGTTAGGGGCATCTCTCACAACAAGGACGTCTGTGTCGTCGCAGTCGTCGGCTCTGGCATGGCAGGCACCCCTGGTGTAGCTGGCCGTCTCTTCAGCGCCATGGGAAGGGCAGGGATAAATGTGAGGATGATCAGCCAGGGATCGAGCGAGCACAACATATCATTTGTCGTCGCAGCAAAGGATGGAAAGCGGGCTGTACAGAAGATCCACAGGGAGTTCAGGCTCAATGGTGATCGCGCATGA